In Duganella zoogloeoides, a single genomic region encodes these proteins:
- a CDS encoding elongation factor P, protein MKPAKEIRVGNIIMVDAKPFIVLRSDVNGSSRTGFTYKWKMKNLLTNSPLENVFRGDDKFDVVVLDKKPVTYSYFADPLYVFMDADYEQYEIEEENLGDALNYLKDGMECEAVFYDGKAISVELPTTIQRQIVYSEPAVKGNTSGNVLKEARIENAIESKQFTVQVPLFVSQDDVIEIDTRTNEYKKIVRN, encoded by the coding sequence ATGAAACCAGCAAAAGAAATTCGTGTCGGCAACATCATCATGGTCGATGCCAAGCCATTCATCGTGCTGCGCTCGGACGTCAACGGTTCGAGCCGCACCGGCTTCACCTACAAATGGAAGATGAAAAATCTTCTGACCAACAGCCCGCTGGAAAACGTGTTCCGCGGCGACGACAAGTTCGACGTCGTGGTTCTGGACAAAAAGCCAGTGACCTACTCGTACTTCGCCGACCCGCTGTACGTCTTCATGGACGCTGACTACGAACAGTACGAAATCGAAGAAGAAAACCTGGGCGACGCACTGAACTACCTGAAAGACGGTATGGAATGCGAAGCAGTTTTCTACGATGGCAAAGCCATCTCGGTCGAACTGCCAACCACCATCCAGCGTCAGATCGTGTACTCGGAGCCTGCAGTCAAGGGCAACACCTCGGGTAACGTACTGAAAGAAGCGCGCATCGAAAACGCCATCGAATCGAAGCAGTTCACGGTTCAAGTGCCACTGTTCGTGAGCCAGGACGACGTCATCGAAATCGACACCCGTACCAACGAATACAAAAAAATCGTTCGCAACTAA
- a CDS encoding amidase, whose protein sequence is MDRRQFVRMGVVAGATAGAVAGSGKALAAVKPTSGGILEAGVREQQQQMEAGKLTSHALTSQYLARIRNIDKAGPRINAIIEVNPEALKLALEMDRERTAGRVRGPLHGIPVLLKDNIATGDRMSTTAGSLALAGVRARRDAHVAAQLRAAGAIIIGKTNLSEWANMRSTQSVSGWSARGGLTRNPYALDRNCSGSSSGSGAAIAAGLATLAVGTETDGSIVSPASICGVVGIKPTLGLVSRSGIIPIAHSQDTAGPMARTVADAAALLTALAGADPRDAATRETKPVNYLAALERGGLQGKRLGVARNFFGRSVEVDAVIAKALDELSAQGAVLVEVEVPNSDKYGDSETEVLLYEFKAGLAAYLKEYAPHAQVANMADVIAFNRTHAQEEMPYFGQEYLERAQAKDGLDAPAYREALVNNGRYARTEGIDQVMKEHKLDALVAPTGGLAWLTDFINGDHYGGSFSSPAAVAGYPHITVPAGQVHGLPVGLSFVGAAYSEAALIRMAYSYEQATLHRRAPQFKASVSLAVR, encoded by the coding sequence ATGGATCGCAGGCAGTTCGTTCGGATGGGCGTGGTGGCGGGAGCGACCGCAGGTGCGGTGGCAGGCAGCGGCAAGGCGCTGGCTGCAGTCAAGCCGACCAGCGGCGGCATTCTCGAAGCCGGCGTGCGCGAGCAACAGCAGCAAATGGAGGCCGGCAAGCTCACGTCGCACGCACTCACCTCGCAGTACCTGGCCCGCATCCGCAACATCGACAAGGCCGGCCCGCGCATCAACGCCATCATCGAGGTCAATCCCGAAGCGCTCAAGCTGGCGCTGGAGATGGACCGCGAACGCACCGCCGGGCGGGTGCGCGGTCCGCTGCACGGCATCCCGGTTCTACTCAAGGACAACATCGCCACCGGCGACCGCATGAGCACCACTGCCGGATCGCTGGCGCTGGCCGGCGTGCGCGCCCGGCGCGACGCCCACGTGGCTGCGCAACTGCGCGCCGCCGGCGCCATCATCATCGGCAAAACCAATCTGAGCGAGTGGGCCAATATGCGCTCCACCCAGTCGGTGAGCGGCTGGAGCGCGCGCGGTGGCCTCACGCGCAACCCGTATGCGCTCGATCGCAATTGCAGCGGCTCGAGTTCCGGCTCGGGCGCGGCGATTGCCGCCGGTCTGGCCACGCTGGCCGTGGGCACCGAGACCGATGGCTCGATCGTCTCGCCGGCATCGATCTGCGGCGTGGTGGGCATCAAGCCGACCCTGGGGCTGGTGAGCCGCAGCGGCATCATCCCGATCGCCCATTCGCAGGACACGGCCGGGCCGATGGCGCGCACCGTGGCCGACGCGGCGGCGTTGCTGACCGCGCTCGCCGGCGCCGACCCGCGCGATGCGGCCACCCGCGAAACGAAACCGGTCAATTACCTGGCGGCGCTGGAGCGCGGTGGCTTGCAGGGCAAGCGCCTGGGCGTGGCGCGCAATTTCTTCGGCCGCAGCGTGGAGGTCGATGCCGTGATCGCCAAGGCGCTCGACGAGTTGAGCGCGCAGGGCGCGGTGCTGGTCGAGGTGGAAGTGCCCAACAGCGACAAGTATGGCGACTCGGAGACCGAGGTGCTGCTGTACGAATTCAAGGCGGGACTGGCAGCGTACCTGAAGGAATATGCGCCGCATGCGCAGGTGGCCAACATGGCCGACGTCATCGCCTTCAACCGCACGCATGCGCAGGAAGAGATGCCGTACTTCGGCCAGGAGTACCTCGAACGCGCACAGGCCAAGGATGGTCTAGATGCACCGGCCTACCGTGAAGCGCTGGTCAACAACGGCCGCTACGCGCGCACGGAAGGTATCGACCAGGTGATGAAGGAGCACAAGCTGGACGCGCTGGTGGCGCCCACCGGCGGCCTCGCGTGGCTGACGGATTTCATCAATGGCGACCATTACGGCGGCAGCTTCTCGTCGCCGGCGGCGGTGGCCGGCTACCCGCACATCACCGTGCCGGCAGGGCAGGTGCATGGCTTGCCGGTGGGGCTGTCGTTCGTGGGCGCGGCCTACAGCGAGGCTGCGCTGATCCGCATGGCGTATTCGTACGAGCAGGCCACGCTGCACCGGCGCGCGCCGCAGTTCAAGGCCAGCGTTTCGCTGGCGGTGCGCTAA
- a CDS encoding MFS transporter produces the protein MQILGAVAFAHLLNDLVQAMLPSIYPMLKAEFGLSFTQVGLITLTFQCTASLLQPWIGLYTDRRPMPYLLPAGMVATFIGVLMMAVAHSFPALLVSAALIGVGSSTFHPEASRVARTASGGRFGFAQSLFQVGGNVGSALGPVLAAAIIIGRGQGNIGWFAVLVGVAFAVLVYVSRWHSAHLASLPRKKAVVAQSPLPKARVYGALAVLALLVFSKYIYMSSLSSYYTFYLIDKFGVSVSSAQMYLFLFLAAVAAGTFMGGPIGDRIGRKRVIWMSILGAAPFTLALPYVDLFWTAVLTVVIGFVISSAFSAIVVFAQELMPGKVGMIAGIFFGLMFGVSGIGAAAMGHIADVAGIAYVYQLCSYLPLLGILTVLLPHIEQHKR, from the coding sequence ATGCAAATCCTCGGCGCGGTCGCTTTTGCGCACCTGCTCAACGACCTGGTGCAGGCCATGCTGCCGTCGATCTACCCCATGCTCAAGGCGGAATTCGGCCTGTCGTTCACCCAGGTCGGCCTGATCACGCTGACGTTCCAGTGCACCGCGTCGCTGCTGCAACCGTGGATCGGCCTGTACACCGACCGCCGTCCGATGCCGTACCTGCTGCCGGCTGGGATGGTGGCCACCTTCATCGGCGTGCTGATGATGGCGGTGGCGCACAGCTTCCCGGCACTGCTGGTATCGGCCGCGCTGATCGGCGTGGGTTCCTCGACCTTCCACCCCGAGGCCTCGCGCGTGGCGCGCACTGCGTCGGGCGGACGTTTCGGCTTTGCGCAGTCGCTGTTCCAGGTGGGCGGCAATGTCGGCTCGGCGTTGGGTCCCGTGCTGGCCGCCGCCATCATCATCGGTCGTGGCCAGGGCAATATCGGCTGGTTCGCGGTGCTGGTCGGCGTGGCGTTTGCGGTGCTGGTGTACGTGAGCCGCTGGCACAGCGCCCACCTGGCCAGCTTGCCGCGCAAGAAGGCGGTCGTGGCACAGTCGCCGCTGCCCAAAGCGCGCGTGTATGGCGCGCTGGCCGTGCTGGCGCTGCTGGTCTTCTCGAAGTACATCTACATGTCGAGCCTGAGCAGCTACTACACGTTCTACCTGATTGATAAATTCGGCGTATCGGTGTCGTCGGCGCAGATGTACCTGTTCCTGTTTCTGGCCGCCGTGGCGGCAGGCACCTTCATGGGCGGCCCGATCGGCGACCGTATTGGCCGCAAGCGCGTGATCTGGATGTCGATCCTCGGTGCTGCGCCTTTCACGCTGGCGTTGCCGTACGTGGACCTGTTCTGGACCGCCGTGCTGACAGTGGTGATCGGCTTTGTGATCTCGTCGGCGTTTTCCGCCATCGTGGTGTTCGCACAGGAGCTCATGCCGGGCAAGGTGGGCATGATCGCGGGAATCTTCTTTGGCCTGATGTTCGGCGTGAGCGGCATCGGCGCGGCGGCCATGGGCCACATCGCCGACGTGGCGGGCATCGCCTACGTGTACCAACTGTGTTCGTACCTGCCGCTGCTGGGGATATTGACGGTGCTGCTGCCGCATATCGAGCAGCACAAGCGCTGA
- a CDS encoding putative metalloprotease CJM1_0395 family protein — MSIGAITISPAVSQPERFTPAARTGAPVAASTSQDSGASSTTTLTPEALKMVEDLKARDTEVRQHEQAHLAAAGGLAISGATYTYQRGPNGVNYAIGGEVQIDTSPGATPEETIARAASIQAAATAPADPSGADRAVAAQAQQMAAQARAELAKQDGGNGAPGERVQRGYAIEPGAAPTINVTA, encoded by the coding sequence ATGAGCATAGGCGCCATCACCATCAGCCCCGCGGTCAGCCAGCCGGAGCGCTTTACGCCCGCGGCGCGCACCGGTGCGCCCGTGGCGGCGTCCACGTCGCAGGACTCCGGCGCTTCCAGCACCACCACCCTGACGCCCGAGGCGCTCAAAATGGTGGAAGACCTCAAGGCGCGCGATACCGAAGTGCGCCAGCATGAGCAGGCCCACCTGGCCGCAGCGGGCGGACTGGCCATCTCCGGCGCCACCTACACTTACCAGCGCGGTCCCAACGGCGTCAATTACGCCATCGGCGGCGAGGTGCAGATCGATACCTCGCCCGGCGCCACGCCCGAAGAAACCATTGCCCGCGCGGCCTCGATCCAGGCTGCCGCCACCGCGCCGGCCGATCCTTCCGGCGCCGACCGCGCGGTGGCCGCCCAGGCGCAGCAGATGGCGGCCCAGGCCAGGGCCGAACTGGCCAAGCAGGACGGCGGCAACGGCGCGCCAGGTGAGCGCGTGCAGCGCGGCTACGCGATCGAACCCGGCGCCGCGCCCACCATCAATGTGACTGCGTGA
- a CDS encoding AraC family transcriptional regulator gives MASPERSSDHRDYQRVPRVVTAMARDEQHGVTVKPHSHERAQLLYATAGLMRVNTDLGVWILPPRRALFIPPGVVHYWTSMSKVTMRTIYIEPSAAASYGNTCRLIEVSALLRQLILALLEEPIEYPIPGRGEHLAMLILSELAAAETVPIAIPWPRDRRLVAVCDAIVADPGSARTIEDHAADVGASARTLIRLFPQETGLHYRQWVQQVHLAEAFGRLAQGHSVGAIAAALGYASPSAFTAMFRRILGKTPQHYLTEWRTPVEVE, from the coding sequence ATGGCTTCTCCCGAACGCAGTAGCGACCACCGCGACTACCAGCGGGTGCCGCGCGTCGTCACGGCCATGGCGCGTGATGAACAGCATGGCGTCACCGTCAAGCCGCACAGCCACGAACGCGCGCAGCTGCTGTACGCCACGGCAGGCCTGATGCGGGTGAACACGGACCTCGGTGTGTGGATCCTGCCGCCGCGCCGCGCGTTGTTCATCCCGCCCGGTGTCGTGCACTACTGGACCTCGATGAGCAAGGTGACCATGCGTACCATCTACATCGAACCATCGGCGGCGGCCAGCTACGGCAACACCTGCCGCCTGATCGAGGTGAGCGCCCTGCTGCGGCAGTTGATCCTGGCGCTGCTGGAAGAGCCGATCGAATACCCGATTCCCGGCCGCGGCGAACACCTGGCCATGCTGATCCTCTCGGAACTGGCAGCAGCTGAGACAGTGCCCATTGCCATCCCGTGGCCGCGCGACCGGCGCCTGGTGGCCGTGTGCGACGCCATCGTGGCCGATCCCGGCAGCGCCCGCACCATCGAGGACCATGCCGCCGACGTGGGCGCCAGCGCGCGCACGCTGATCCGGTTATTCCCGCAGGAGACCGGCCTGCACTACCGCCAGTGGGTGCAGCAGGTGCACCTGGCCGAGGCGTTCGGCCGGCTGGCGCAAGGCCACAGCGTGGGCGCCATCGCGGCGGCACTCGGGTATGCGAGTCCCAGCGCGTTTACCGCCATGTTCCGCCGCATCCTGGGCAAAACGCCGCAGCACTACCTGACGGAATGGCGCACACCCGTCGAAGTGGAGTAA
- a CDS encoding methyltransferase yields MSANTPTSPTPQQIHWEENGVQHSARWRSEAGMPPPKRVVIADDRTNADVAYRLACEGTALLWRGDFQNARQLLQALARRADHKSKPAKKAKPAKTPATPTEAFHLHRQAQSQRARTLAMLLLPFEDGYTLPLRRAPDVQLACNEAYGRFEEPFVASLRELLGVIGAHEWRRTGVEIPALGARIHPYYGVFSPVRGEYVQLVAEAPLPSDTSLAFDIGIGTGVLSAVLAQRGIKRVVGTDQDQRALSCARENITRLELEQQIELKVADLFPEGRAPLIVCNPPWVPARPSSAIEHAVYDPESRMLRGFLAGLTEHLAPRGEGWLILSDLAEHLGLRPRAELLAWIEAAGLKVVDRIDVRPTHPRAADASDPLHKARAAEVTSLWRLAAA; encoded by the coding sequence ATGTCCGCAAATACCCCCACCTCCCCTACGCCGCAGCAAATCCACTGGGAGGAAAACGGCGTGCAGCACAGCGCCCGCTGGCGCTCCGAGGCGGGCATGCCGCCCCCCAAGCGCGTGGTCATCGCCGACGACCGCACCAACGCCGATGTCGCGTACCGCCTGGCGTGCGAAGGCACTGCCCTGCTGTGGCGCGGCGACTTCCAGAACGCGCGTCAACTGCTGCAAGCACTGGCACGCCGCGCCGACCACAAGAGCAAGCCGGCCAAGAAAGCCAAGCCGGCAAAAACCCCGGCTACGCCCACCGAGGCGTTCCACCTGCACCGCCAGGCCCAATCGCAACGCGCCCGCACCCTGGCCATGCTGCTGCTGCCGTTCGAAGACGGCTACACGCTGCCGCTGCGCCGCGCGCCCGACGTGCAACTGGCCTGCAACGAAGCTTACGGCCGGTTCGAAGAGCCGTTTGTCGCCTCGCTGCGCGAGCTGCTGGGCGTGATCGGCGCCCACGAATGGCGCCGCACCGGCGTCGAGATCCCGGCGCTGGGCGCGCGCATCCATCCGTACTACGGCGTGTTCTCGCCCGTGCGCGGCGAGTACGTGCAACTGGTGGCCGAGGCGCCGCTGCCATCCGATACATCGCTGGCATTCGACATCGGCATCGGTACCGGCGTGCTGTCGGCCGTGCTGGCGCAGCGCGGAATCAAGCGCGTGGTCGGCACCGACCAGGACCAGCGCGCGCTGAGCTGCGCCCGCGAAAACATCACCCGCCTGGAACTCGAACAGCAGATCGAGCTCAAAGTGGCCGACCTGTTCCCCGAGGGACGTGCGCCGCTGATCGTGTGTAACCCGCCGTGGGTGCCGGCCCGCCCGAGTTCCGCCATCGAACACGCGGTGTACGATCCCGAGAGCCGCATGCTGCGCGGATTCCTCGCCGGCCTGACCGAACACCTGGCGCCGCGCGGCGAAGGCTGGCTGATCCTGTCCGACCTGGCCGAGCACCTGGGCCTGCGCCCGCGCGCCGAGCTGCTGGCGTGGATCGAGGCAGCCGGCCTGAAGGTAGTGGACCGCATCGACGTGCGCCCCACCCACCCGCGCGCCGCCGACGCCAGCGATCCGCTGCACAAAGCCCGCGCCGCCGAAGTAACGTCGCTGTGGCGCCTGGCAGCCGCCTAA
- a CDS encoding acid phosphatase, which produces MNDQDQQVGATQTTAQQDAPASPSRRRIFQAAAATGIATTLPAVATLAEATTKPAITSGSLDAKLKANVKNVVVIYLENRSFNNLFADFPGTAQPLSEVPAAAYVQRDRDGSVLATLPKVWGGMVPEQQNIGGTDYLIKEDQIKDLPNAPFKLSDTAGKPLPEAIITRDLVHRFYNNQMQINGGKNDGFAAWADSGGLVMGHYGETSKNLNLWQIARQYTLCDNFFMAAFGGSYMNHQFLVTGRANEYFNAADTAAKKKIAVLEDGPQGVRLAVKPDSPKSALDGKPHYVNDGAITPDGYVVNTMAPPYQPSYIRPAYDGDPLAADPADANTLPPQTYDTIGDLLSRKGVSWAWYGGGWQAALDRKGGGSKPNFQFHHQPFNYFKQFAPGTAARAEHLRDGGLGDSPISNKFIAAAVAGKLPAVTFYKPQGNLNLHAGYSDIESGDAHIANVIEHLKKSPQWNNMVVVITFDENGGWWDHVAPPKGDRWGPGSRIPAIVISPFSKKGQVDHSFYDTTSILRFITRLHGLPLLQGLKVRNEAFAANHATPPGDLTGALSFR; this is translated from the coding sequence GTGAACGATCAGGACCAGCAAGTGGGCGCGACACAAACAACAGCACAGCAGGATGCCCCCGCCAGCCCTTCGCGCCGGCGCATTTTCCAGGCTGCTGCCGCCACCGGCATCGCTACTACCCTGCCAGCCGTCGCCACCCTGGCTGAAGCAACCACCAAGCCCGCCATCACCAGCGGCTCGCTCGACGCCAAGCTCAAGGCCAACGTCAAGAACGTGGTCGTGATCTACCTGGAAAACCGCAGCTTCAACAACCTGTTCGCCGACTTCCCCGGCACCGCCCAGCCGCTGTCCGAAGTGCCGGCCGCCGCTTACGTGCAACGCGACCGCGATGGTTCGGTGCTGGCCACCTTGCCCAAGGTATGGGGCGGCATGGTGCCCGAGCAGCAAAATATCGGCGGTACCGACTACCTGATCAAGGAAGACCAGATCAAGGACCTGCCCAACGCGCCGTTCAAATTGAGCGACACGGCTGGCAAGCCACTGCCCGAGGCGATCATCACGCGCGACCTGGTGCACCGCTTCTATAACAACCAGATGCAGATCAACGGCGGCAAGAACGACGGCTTTGCCGCGTGGGCCGACAGCGGCGGCCTGGTGATGGGCCATTACGGCGAGACGTCGAAAAACCTCAACCTGTGGCAGATCGCGCGCCAGTACACGCTGTGCGACAACTTCTTCATGGCAGCCTTTGGCGGCTCGTACATGAACCACCAGTTCCTGGTCACCGGCCGCGCCAACGAATACTTCAACGCCGCCGACACCGCCGCCAAAAAGAAGATCGCGGTGCTGGAAGACGGACCGCAAGGCGTGCGCCTGGCCGTCAAACCCGACTCGCCCAAGTCGGCGCTGGACGGCAAACCCCACTACGTCAACGACGGCGCCATCACGCCGGACGGCTACGTGGTCAACACCATGGCGCCGCCGTATCAGCCCAGCTATATCCGCCCGGCCTACGACGGCGATCCGCTGGCTGCCGATCCGGCCGACGCCAACACGCTGCCGCCGCAAACCTACGACACCATCGGCGACCTGCTGTCGCGCAAGGGCGTGAGCTGGGCGTGGTATGGCGGCGGCTGGCAAGCGGCCCTCGATCGCAAGGGCGGCGGCAGCAAGCCTAACTTCCAGTTCCACCACCAGCCGTTCAACTACTTCAAGCAGTTCGCACCCGGCACCGCTGCGCGCGCCGAGCACCTGCGCGACGGCGGCCTCGGTGACAGCCCGATCTCGAACAAATTCATCGCCGCAGCGGTAGCGGGCAAACTGCCGGCCGTGACGTTCTACAAACCGCAGGGCAACCTGAATCTGCACGCCGGTTATTCGGACATCGAATCGGGCGACGCCCACATCGCCAACGTGATCGAGCACCTGAAAAAATCCCCGCAATGGAACAACATGGTGGTGGTGATCACGTTCGACGAAAACGGCGGCTGGTGGGACCACGTGGCGCCGCCCAAGGGCGACCGCTGGGGTCCGGGCTCGCGCATTCCGGCCATCGTCATCTCGCCGTTCTCGAAGAAGGGCCAGGTCGATCACAGCTTCTACGATACGACATCGATCCTGCGCTTCATCACGCGCCTGCACGGCCTGCCGCTGCTGCAGGGGCTCAAGGTGCGCAACGAGGCGTTTGCGGCCAACCACGCCACGCCGCCAGGCGATTTGACTGGCGCGTTGAGCTTCCGCTAA
- the dbpA gene encoding ATP-dependent RNA helicase DbpA, whose protein sequence is MTSTDTFAPDQQDDATSFASLALNPALLENLDTLGYKEMTTIQAQSLPSVLAGRDLIAQAKTGSGKTAAFGLGILNKLNPAWFAVQALVLCPTRELADQVANELRRLARSTGNVKVLVLTGGSPMRPQIASLEHGAHIIVGTPGRVRDHLGRATLDLSKVETLVLDEADRMTDMGFYDEIAGIVSACPKRRQTLLFSATYPDDIRRATDSFLVDPVEVTVQAQHDNSQIEQLFFEIGFDNRNQAVATLLGHYKPVSAIAFCNTKVQCRELTEHLREQGFTALALYGELEQRERDEILVLFANRSCSVLVATDVAARGLDIPNLEAVINVDVSKDTEVHIHRVGRTGRGGEKGLALSLCAPNEKKWVKLIEEYQSAPVEWYDLKSLDGGDYGVDPAPMMTLVISGGKKDKLRPGDLLGALTGEAGLSKEQVGKINVFEFQTYVALDRRVAYEAFDRLSRNNPLGGDFGAIKGRNFKMRFIEV, encoded by the coding sequence ATGACATCCACCGACACCTTCGCGCCCGACCAGCAAGACGACGCGACCTCCTTCGCCAGCCTGGCGCTCAATCCCGCGCTGCTGGAAAACCTCGATACGCTCGGCTACAAGGAAATGACCACCATCCAGGCCCAAAGCCTGCCGTCGGTGCTCGCCGGCCGCGACCTGATCGCGCAAGCGAAAACCGGCAGCGGCAAGACCGCCGCCTTCGGCCTCGGTATCCTGAATAAACTCAATCCGGCGTGGTTCGCGGTGCAGGCACTGGTGCTGTGCCCTACCCGCGAGCTGGCCGACCAGGTGGCCAACGAGCTGCGCCGCCTGGCGCGCAGCACCGGCAACGTCAAGGTGCTGGTACTCACCGGCGGCTCGCCGATGCGCCCGCAGATCGCTTCGCTCGAACACGGCGCCCACATCATCGTCGGCACGCCGGGCCGCGTGCGCGACCACCTGGGCCGCGCCACGCTCGACCTGTCCAAGGTCGAAACCCTGGTGCTCGATGAAGCGGACCGCATGACCGACATGGGCTTCTACGACGAAATCGCCGGCATCGTCAGCGCCTGTCCGAAGCGCCGCCAGACCTTGCTGTTCTCGGCGACCTACCCGGACGACATCCGCCGCGCCACCGATTCCTTCCTGGTCGATCCGGTCGAAGTGACGGTGCAGGCGCAGCACGACAACAGCCAGATCGAGCAGCTGTTCTTCGAAATCGGTTTCGACAACCGCAACCAGGCCGTGGCCACGCTGCTGGGCCACTACAAGCCGGTGTCGGCGATTGCCTTCTGCAACACCAAGGTGCAGTGCCGCGAACTGACCGAGCACCTGCGCGAACAGGGCTTCACGGCGCTGGCCTTGTACGGCGAACTGGAACAGCGCGAGCGCGACGAGATCCTGGTGCTGTTCGCCAACCGCAGCTGCTCGGTGCTGGTCGCCACCGACGTCGCCGCGCGCGGCCTCGATATCCCGAACCTGGAAGCGGTGATCAACGTCGATGTCTCGAAAGACACCGAAGTGCACATCCACCGCGTGGGCCGCACCGGCCGTGGCGGCGAAAAAGGCCTGGCGCTGTCGCTGTGCGCGCCGAACGAGAAAAAATGGGTCAAGCTGATCGAGGAATACCAGAGCGCGCCGGTCGAATGGTACGACCTGAAAAGCCTGGACGGCGGCGACTACGGCGTCGATCCGGCGCCGATGATGACCTTGGTGATCAGCGGCGGCAAAAAGGACAAGCTGCGCCCCGGCGACCTGCTGGGCGCCCTCACCGGCGAAGCGGGCCTGAGCAAGGAGCAGGTGGGCAAGATCAACGTGTTCGAGTTCCAGACCTACGTGGCGCTCGACCGCCGCGTGGCGTACGAGGCGTTTGATCGCCTGAGCAGGAACAACCCGCTCGGCGGCGACTTTGGCGCCATCAAGGGCCGCAACTTCAAGATGCGGTTCATCGAGGTTTAA
- the earP gene encoding elongation factor P maturation arginine rhamnosyltransferase EarP: MTLRLDLFCRVIDNYGDIGICWRLACQLHAEHGIAVRLWVDDLVSFRHLRPEVDITAENQVVQGVAVRHWRDQDGVYTVDDVADIVIEFFAVDLPPAYVAAMAQCTPRPVWFNLEGLTAEEWVEGCHRLTSPHPQLPLTKHFFFPGFTEKTGGLPREAALFDERRAFLQDPATATEFLQSLGAMPAELAATRVSLFCYPIAPVAPLFDAWRDGADAITCFVPEGVATQAVQDFLGIDAVAGAAATQGNLTVRVLPFVPQPDYDKLLWACDVNLVRGEDSWVRAQWAGKPFVWHIYAQDDNLHHKKLRAFLQRYAVGLEAMKAFSLAWNGVHLGADWPALWRDLRAEAPQIAARAVAWEQQVAAHGDLAANLLAFAQSIRGA; this comes from the coding sequence ATGACCCTGCGCCTCGACCTGTTTTGCCGCGTTATCGACAACTATGGCGACATCGGCATCTGCTGGCGCCTGGCCTGCCAACTGCATGCCGAGCACGGCATCGCGGTGCGCTTGTGGGTGGACGACCTGGTCAGCTTCCGCCACCTGCGCCCCGAAGTCGATATTACGGCTGAAAACCAGGTGGTGCAGGGCGTGGCCGTGCGCCACTGGCGCGACCAGGACGGCGTGTACACGGTGGACGACGTGGCCGATATCGTCATCGAATTTTTCGCCGTCGATCTGCCGCCCGCTTACGTGGCCGCGATGGCGCAGTGCACGCCGCGCCCGGTGTGGTTCAACCTCGAAGGGTTGACGGCGGAAGAATGGGTGGAAGGTTGCCACCGCCTGACGTCGCCGCATCCGCAACTGCCGTTGACCAAGCACTTTTTCTTCCCCGGTTTTACGGAAAAAACCGGCGGTCTGCCGCGCGAAGCGGCGCTGTTCGATGAGCGGCGCGCGTTCCTGCAAGATCCGGCAACGGCGACCGAATTTTTGCAGTCGCTCGGCGCCATGCCGGCCGAGCTGGCAGCTACGCGCGTGTCGCTGTTCTGCTACCCGATTGCCCCGGTGGCGCCGCTGTTCGATGCGTGGCGCGACGGTGCTGACGCCATCACCTGTTTCGTGCCCGAAGGCGTGGCGACCCAGGCGGTACAAGACTTTCTTGGAATCGACGCGGTTGCCGGCGCGGCCGCTACTCAGGGCAATCTGACGGTGCGCGTGCTGCCGTTCGTGCCGCAGCCGGACTACGACAAGCTGCTGTGGGCGTGCGATGTGAACCTGGTGCGCGGCGAGGATTCCTGGGTGCGCGCGCAGTGGGCGGGCAAGCCGTTCGTGTGGCATATCTACGCGCAAGACGACAATTTGCACCACAAGAAATTGCGCGCCTTTTTGCAGCGGTACGCGGTGGGGCTCGAAGCCATGAAGGCGTTTTCGCTGGCGTGGAACGGCGTTCACCTCGGCGCCGACTGGCCTGCGCTGTGGCGCGACCTGCGTGCCGAGGCGCCGCAGATCGCCGCGCGCGCGGTGGCATGGGAGCAGCAGGTGGCCGCACACGGCGACCTGGCCGCCAACCTGCTGGCTTTCGCGCAGTCGATCAGAGGTGCTTAA